In one window of Peribacillus sp. FSL H8-0477 DNA:
- a CDS encoding ABC transporter ATP-binding protein yields the protein MIIMENIIKSYKIAKEDLHVLSHINLTIQTGEFAAIMGPSGSGKSTLMNLIGCLDTPTSGNYYFAGENVASYKDEELARIRNSSIGFVFQHFQLLPRLSALKNVELPMIYAGISKKERRDRSEEALRKVGLTDRMDHLPNALSGGQKQRVAIARAIVNEPKLLLADEPTGALDSKTSETIMEQFSKLNDEGATIILVTHEAEIASYAKRTITVRDGRIISGSGGIT from the coding sequence ATGATTATCATGGAGAATATTATCAAATCCTATAAAATAGCAAAAGAAGATCTACATGTCTTATCACACATCAATCTGACCATTCAGACAGGCGAATTTGCAGCAATCATGGGTCCATCAGGTTCAGGTAAATCAACACTAATGAATTTGATCGGCTGTTTGGATACACCAACGAGCGGAAATTATTATTTTGCTGGAGAAAACGTTGCATCTTATAAAGATGAAGAATTAGCACGTATACGAAATTCATCAATTGGTTTTGTGTTTCAGCATTTTCAATTACTACCGAGATTATCGGCACTGAAAAATGTTGAACTGCCGATGATTTATGCTGGCATCTCGAAGAAAGAACGACGAGATCGTTCCGAAGAAGCCTTAAGAAAGGTTGGACTAACTGATCGAATGGACCATTTGCCAAATGCCCTTTCGGGTGGACAAAAACAACGGGTTGCAATAGCCCGAGCCATTGTTAATGAGCCGAAGTTACTTCTAGCGGATGAACCAACTGGAGCTCTGGATTCAAAAACAAGTGAGACAATTATGGAGCAGTTTTCGAAGTTGAATGATGAAGGAGCTACCATTATCCTTGTTACCCATGAAGCAGAAATTGCCTCTTATGCAAAGCGGACCATTACCGTCAGAGATGGACGAATTATCTCTGGATCAGGAGGAATCACATGA
- a CDS encoding ABC transporter permease, with the protein MSVMENLLMAVSSLKAHKLRSLLTMLGIIIGVGAVIIVVAIGQGGEAMLKSQIAGSGNTIELFYQPSNEEIAANPNIYNQAPFSQEDIRVVETIPGVKQVVATSSAFSTVRFREKNSDSSAIGINQAYLDVNDIEIAKGRGFSASDFISGRRVTLISSFMQEELFEGKSPIGEIIRIGAQPVEIIGVLEKPTGLLAFGSVEAYLPYNTWKTIFAKNDITQITLQAESADQIKQIGQTAARKVNLLHGTEDSYQVINMEEIAQGIGQITNIMTLIIGSIAGISLFVGGIGVMNIMLVSVTERTREIGIRMALGATRKQVLTQFLIESMTLTLIGGIVGILIGWGTSALISFFAGWPSLISWQVVLGGVVFSMIIGIVFGLLPANKAAKLNPIESLRYE; encoded by the coding sequence ATGAGCGTAATGGAAAATCTGCTCATGGCAGTTAGTTCGTTAAAGGCTCATAAGCTGCGATCGCTGTTAACAATGCTTGGGATTATTATTGGTGTTGGAGCAGTTATTATCGTTGTCGCAATCGGTCAAGGCGGGGAAGCAATGTTGAAATCACAAATTGCCGGTTCAGGCAACACGATTGAACTGTTTTATCAGCCATCGAACGAAGAAATTGCTGCCAATCCAAACATCTATAATCAAGCCCCCTTTTCCCAAGAAGATATTCGTGTTGTGGAAACGATTCCTGGTGTAAAGCAAGTTGTGGCAACGAGCTCTGCCTTTTCAACAGTTCGCTTTCGTGAAAAAAACTCGGACAGCTCGGCAATTGGTATAAACCAAGCTTACCTCGATGTAAATGATATTGAAATAGCAAAAGGACGAGGATTTTCAGCCTCAGATTTCATCAGCGGCCGCCGAGTTACTCTGATTAGTTCCTTTATGCAGGAAGAACTCTTTGAAGGCAAATCACCTATTGGAGAAATCATTCGAATTGGTGCGCAGCCTGTTGAAATCATTGGTGTATTAGAGAAACCAACTGGCTTATTAGCTTTCGGATCAGTTGAAGCCTACCTTCCATACAACACCTGGAAAACAATTTTTGCTAAAAATGACATTACGCAAATAACGTTACAAGCAGAGTCTGCTGACCAAATCAAACAGATTGGGCAAACAGCTGCCAGAAAGGTTAATCTTCTTCATGGTACAGAGGATTCCTATCAAGTCATTAATATGGAGGAAATTGCTCAAGGCATAGGACAGATTACCAACATCATGACATTAATCATCGGAAGTATTGCTGGTATTTCCTTATTCGTCGGTGGTATCGGTGTTATGAATATCATGCTTGTATCCGTTACGGAACGGACACGAGAAATTGGCATTCGAATGGCGCTTGGAGCAACAAGGAAACAGGTGCTTACCCAATTTTTAATCGAATCAATGACCTTAACATTAATCGGTGGGATAGTGGGTATATTGATTGGGTGGGGTACATCCGCTCTAATTTCTTTCTTTGCCGGCTGGCCTTCCTTAATCTCTTGGCAGGTAGTTCTTGGCGGTGTCGTATTTTCGATGATCATTGGAATTGTTTTTGGTCTTCTTCCCGCGAATAAGGCAGCGAAACTTAACCCAATTGAGTCATTGCGTTATGAGTAA
- a CDS encoding YIP1 family protein, with protein METVKQVNENEKEKPSILGMIGSPSAQFVKMRYNPAFAMALTIVTGLFIIGMWLTTFTMDQIYEGLDLSGEELDIAILIGKVTAVITGILSAGLGALFSSVILLLIAKIVRSGVTFKQLFSMNIHLMVISALGLILNTAVGIAIDQSSTIYFTSLAGVLNSDSAVLGSIELFSIWSAVLLGFGLQKTADFSKTASWVVVILTLLFSVGLAFMGTLFTGLTS; from the coding sequence ATGGAAACTGTCAAACAAGTCAATGAAAATGAAAAGGAAAAACCATCCATACTCGGGATGATTGGGAGCCCGTCGGCACAATTCGTGAAAATGCGGTATAATCCTGCATTTGCAATGGCCTTAACCATTGTCACTGGTTTGTTTATTATTGGCATGTGGTTAACGACTTTCACAATGGATCAGATTTATGAAGGGTTGGATTTAAGCGGGGAAGAGCTTGATATCGCCATATTAATCGGTAAAGTAACCGCCGTGATTACGGGTATTTTAAGTGCTGGTCTAGGTGCATTATTCTCCAGCGTCATTTTATTACTTATTGCCAAAATTGTTCGATCAGGTGTAACGTTCAAGCAGTTATTTTCTATGAATATTCACCTCATGGTCATTTCTGCCCTCGGTCTTATTTTAAATACAGCTGTGGGTATAGCTATTGATCAATCATCAACCATTTATTTCACCAGTCTTGCGGGTGTGCTAAACAGCGATTCAGCTGTTTTAGGCTCGATTGAATTGTTTTCAATTTGGTCCGCTGTACTATTAGGATTCGGACTCCAAAAAACGGCTGACTTTTCGAAAACGGCTTCATGGGTAGTTGTCATTCTTACCTTACTTTTTTCCGTTGGTCTAGCCTTTATGGGAACTCTTTTCACCGGTCTGACCTCATGA
- a CDS encoding efflux RND transporter periplasmic adaptor subunit — protein MRKKVWIGISLTLAITLMIGISVYRQAFAVTPEVKAVTVQTENISSLLMIPGTVELESTQDIFYSADRGEIKKITVKEGQTVKKGQVLATLENPQMELEYDQNELAIASAAIKINQLNQQVADLKEKEKDSLKQLSKKETEKLIKPERQQLSSEQKMANLDLKQLKLKQDMLRKQQKELTISSRITGTILSIDQAQAEGFPGNTEPFIRIGSLDSMVVKGVLSEYDTLKVKNKQAVTLKSDAVSDKEWFGEISHIAALPDKNTTVQGSEQAVQYPITVRLKSNDILKPGFQLFMEIETESKEALVVPMESVFEEKGKQYVYKLKNQEAAKQEVTIGITAKDQLEVLSGVSSKERVAADAANVKDGMEVDIQ, from the coding sequence ATGAGAAAGAAGGTATGGATTGGTATCAGTCTTACCCTCGCAATCACCCTAATGATCGGAATAAGCGTGTATCGTCAAGCATTTGCTGTAACACCTGAAGTCAAGGCTGTTACGGTTCAAACTGAAAACATCTCTTCGCTTTTGATGATTCCCGGAACGGTAGAATTAGAAAGTACTCAGGACATTTTTTATTCAGCTGATAGGGGAGAAATAAAGAAGATTACGGTGAAAGAAGGACAAACAGTAAAAAAAGGACAAGTACTTGCAACACTTGAGAACCCTCAAATGGAACTTGAATACGACCAAAATGAATTAGCGATTGCGTCGGCGGCCATTAAGATAAATCAACTTAACCAACAAGTTGCAGATCTTAAAGAAAAAGAAAAAGACAGCCTAAAACAACTAAGTAAAAAAGAAACTGAGAAACTAATTAAGCCTGAACGTCAGCAGCTCTCATCGGAACAAAAAATGGCAAACCTTGATTTAAAGCAGCTGAAGCTAAAGCAGGACATGCTAAGAAAACAACAAAAAGAGTTAACCATCAGTAGTCGAATCACAGGAACCATCCTGTCGATTGATCAAGCACAAGCAGAAGGTTTTCCAGGGAATACCGAGCCTTTCATTAGAATAGGCAGTCTTGACAGCATGGTGGTAAAAGGGGTCCTTTCAGAATATGACACACTTAAAGTGAAGAATAAGCAGGCTGTTACACTAAAATCTGATGCTGTATCAGATAAGGAGTGGTTTGGGGAAATCTCACATATCGCTGCACTCCCTGATAAGAATACAACCGTTCAGGGAAGTGAACAAGCTGTACAATACCCTATCACCGTTCGGTTGAAAAGCAATGATATTTTGAAGCCTGGGTTCCAGCTCTTTATGGAAATTGAAACAGAATCAAAAGAAGCACTAGTCGTGCCCATGGAATCAGTATTTGAAGAAAAGGGAAAACAGTACGTTTATAAACTAAAGAATCAGGAAGCCGCTAAACAGGAAGTGACTATTGGAATTACGGCAAAGGATCAGCTGGAAGTACTAAGCGGTGTTTCAAGTAAGGAAAGAGTGGCTGCAGATGCTGCAAACGTAAAGGACGGTATGGAAGTGGATATACAATGA
- a CDS encoding amino acid ABC transporter ATP-binding protein: protein MINFEKVNKYFGDFHVLKDINLTINKGEVVVVIGPSGSGKSTLLRCINRLETISNGVLTVNNLSVGDKKTDINKLRTEIGMVFQHFHLYPHKTVLENITLAPMKVLGQSEEEAKKIARKYLDKVGISEKADSYPAQLSGGQQQRVAIARGLAMNPEIMLFDEPTSALDPEMIGEVLDVMKALALEGMTMVVVTHEMGFAKEVADRIVFMDQGQILEEAIPAEFYENPKEERAQLFLSRILNH from the coding sequence ATGATCAATTTTGAAAAAGTGAACAAGTACTTTGGCGACTTCCATGTGTTAAAAGATATTAATCTTACCATAAACAAAGGGGAAGTCGTTGTGGTAATCGGTCCATCTGGTTCAGGGAAAAGTACCCTGCTTCGCTGCATTAACCGCTTAGAAACCATTTCAAATGGTGTGTTGACCGTTAATAATCTCTCAGTTGGAGACAAAAAAACGGATATCAATAAACTACGCACAGAAATTGGAATGGTATTTCAGCACTTTCATTTATATCCACATAAGACTGTTCTTGAGAACATCACACTTGCTCCCATGAAAGTGCTAGGTCAATCGGAGGAAGAAGCGAAGAAAATTGCTAGAAAATATCTAGATAAAGTCGGTATTTCTGAAAAAGCAGATTCATACCCAGCACAGCTTTCAGGCGGACAGCAGCAGCGTGTAGCTATTGCCAGAGGTCTTGCCATGAATCCAGAAATCATGCTTTTCGATGAACCAACTTCTGCCTTGGATCCTGAGATGATTGGTGAGGTGCTTGATGTTATGAAAGCATTAGCCTTAGAGGGAATGACCATGGTGGTTGTGACACACGAAATGGGGTTTGCTAAAGAAGTGGCAGACAGAATCGTGTTTATGGACCAAGGACAAATTTTAGAAGAAGCAATTCCGGCTGAATTCTATGAGAACCCGAAGGAAGAACGGGCACAATTATTTCTCAGTCGTATTTTAAATCATTAA